A window of the Ostrea edulis chromosome 1, xbOstEdul1.1, whole genome shotgun sequence genome harbors these coding sequences:
- the LOC125676270 gene encoding uncharacterized protein LOC125676270 isoform X1 has protein sequence MTSFKIRVCTMVDSPICPHLSKLTHFYRGIYPKALRRLLHLEALNQNANTFVEFINNRRETLFHLRGKYCCCGSRQHSVLKQAEWNVLFKTHINKCPNNGTDCFHMFKAPEWLTVDMLEFSLACVLLRNICHRRYENIVKTAQLHRNEVIHTEKSSIGEDEFELLWRKAVTSASDIAARVSTEFKNQIREEADLIYKYKPMLTRYLENTLCEVENHEKDDSFSPLKVVENILNTLEQHGIAIIVGYPGSGKSSIGLEVIRHMHTKDRTVIKFNRVQKWNELVNPKFGYVVFVDDFLGVSNTSNAGISELKPFFSTIYACVKNSKTQVVLTVRKSIYERWRDELEETRLFEFESMIDLTTEQFCTSMDEKKVMLLNHLQSRKIQVMRTKTEAEGSEGPSIDQFTVDAISQTSAFNFPLLCFLFTKSKNLRLGLKFFEQPRSTIVTTIDAFRKCSNTNDKWKYAVLSYTAVSGNVINPRKLNMKYMTIIAKSLTLKLKGSDQDKVATSDAVEELKDEYLRQSGRDTFEFIHQTFLEATVLSCGKVIPELVIEHCNNETLFELLRTAAYEEREGELVFKLGEENYRTLADRLILEIVSNLKVIPHVLLHPAMEDSNFSATFFSCLQSSIEKKTISSQNIDRLLIEASKIGHLGAVTVCFKTKVPQQVLEEAVNLASYNDHANVVELLARDLKPDPYFLQACSFGCGKVVIAMLKKGFITDLELIKEGIFRSSKAGHATTTNILISVYKGSTESSPTFKQTMVKILKDAFEAEKTSTVREIISYQHLDLDDDDLISLALEACFSNQLDLAKFLVHEFCQEMNMTRIQKVDWKLLRGNRLCIDLLFQMEELLHLDEFINSVSIDTILISTHEWSYIIEKMHSRFPMNVQESVSARPDLLLHFLWIGCHSIFSQLVQENTELLPNLQKCGKVAEKYSFAEFAAFCGFPDLHLVTSDLQNREDLLLCCIQGYRKEGRVDNDTEIFGYKKRFYTVNYFEIDSRQKGYLRCLQILYDASGILSPESPVLTEIIALMHGLFGPPTLSFMDNKGDAISESILPISSSKMEVLQFLDKILLQHLDTVKVNEMFLALEQV, from the exons ATGACGAGTTTCAAAATAAGG GTATGCACTATGGTAGACTCTCCAATATGCCCCCACCTTTCCAAGCTGACACATTTTTACAGAGGCATTTATCCAAAAGCCCTTCGCAGACTACTGCATCTAGAGGCCCTCAATCAAAATGCCAACACTTTCGTCGAGTTTATTAACAATCGAAGAGAAACCTTGTTTCACCTGAGGGGAAAATATTGCTGTTGTGGATCCCGACAACATTCAGTGTTAAAACAGGCAGAATGGAACGTTCTATTTAAAACTCACATTAATAAATGTCCAAATAATGGTACTGATTGTTTCCATATGTTTAAAGCACCAGAATGGCTAACAGTAGATATGCTCGAATTTTCTCTGGCTTGTGTTCTTCTTCGCAACATTTGTCATCGTCGATACGAAAACATCGTGAAGACTGCACAGTTGCATCGAAACGAAGTCATACACACGGAAAAATCGTCGATAGGTGAGGACGAATTTGAATTGCTTTGGAGAAAAGCTGTAACATCGGCTTCCGACATAGCTGCTCGTGTGTCAACGGAGTTTAAGAACCAGATACGTGAGGAAGCTGATttgatttacaaatataaaCCCATGTTGACCCGATATCTAG AAAACACGCTCTGTGAAGTAGAGAATCATGAAAAGGACGACTCATTTTCGCCACTAAAAGTGGTAGAAAACATTCTAAACACCTTGGAGCAACACGGCATCGCCATCATTGTTGGATATCCAGGCAGTGGAAAGTCTTCCATAGGTCTGGAGGTGATTCGACACATGCACACAAAAGATAGGACAGTAATCAAGTTCAATCGGGTCCAAAAGTGGAACGAACTTGTCAATCCAAAATTCGGATATGTTGTCTTTGTTGACGACTTTCTAGGAGTATCCAATACGTCAAATGCCGGGATATCCGAGTTGAAGCCTTTTTTCAGCACCATTTACGCCTGTGTAAAGAATAGTAAAACTCAGGTAGTCTTGACAGTACGAAAATCAATTTACGAAAGATGGCGTGACGAATTAGAAGAAACAAGATTATTTGAATTTGAGAGTATGATAGATTTGACAACGGAACAGTTTTGTACTTCCATGGACGAGAAAAAAGTAATGTTGCTAAATCATTTACAGAGCCGGAAAATACAGGTTATGAGAACAAAGACAGAAGCAGAAGGAAGTGAAGGGCCAAGTATTGACCAGTTTACGGTAGACGCCATTTCCCAGACAAGTGCCTTTAACTTTCCACTGTTGTGTTTCTTATTCACAAAATCAAAAAATCTTCGTCTGGGATTGAAGTTCTTTGAACAACCAAGAAGTACAATTGTAACAACCATTGATGCATTTAGAAAATGTAGTAATACAAACGATAAATGGAAATATGCAGTTTTATCATACACAGCTGTTTCTGGAAACGTGATCAATCCACGGAAATTAAACATGAAGTATATGACTATCATTGCCAAATCGTTGACCCTGAAACTCAAAGGTAGTGACCAAGACAAAGTTGCAACTTCAGACGCTGTTGAGGAACTTAAAGACGAGTACTTAAGACAAAGTGGGAGAGATACATTCGAGTTCATACACCAAACATTTCTGGAGGCCACGGTCCTATCGTGTGGAAAGGTGATTCCAGAACTTGTGATAGAACATTGTAACAACGAAACTCTATTTGAACTGCTAAGGACAGCGGCCTATGAGGAAAGAGAAGGCGAACTCGTTTTTAAGTTGGGTGAAGAAAATTATAGAACACTGGCAGATCGTTTGATATTAGAAATTGTATCAAATCTTAAAGTAATACCGCATGTTTTATTGCATCCTGCCATGGAAGACAGCAACTTTTCTGCCACGTTTTTCTCTTGTCTTCAATCATCAATCGAAAAGAAAACCATCTCTTCCCAGAATATCGATCGTCTTTTGATAGAGGCATCGAAAATAGGTCACCTTGGAGCTGTGACAGTTTGCTTTAAAACCAAAGTTCCACAGCAAGTGTTAGAAGAAGCTGTCAACCTCGCAAGTTATAATGACCATGCGAACGTTGTTGAACTTTTAGCCAGAGATTTGAAGCCTGATCCATATTTCTTACAAGCTTGTAGTTTTGGTTGTGGAAAGGTTGTAATTGCAATGCTAAAGAAAGGTTTCATAACAGATTTGGAATTGATTAAAGAGGGAATTTTCAGATCATCTAAAGCTGGTCATGCAACGACAACTAATATACTAATTAGTGTTTACAAAGGTTCCACAGAATCATCTCCCACATTTAAACAAACAATGGTGAAGATATTGAAAGACGCATTTGAAGCCGAGAAAACAAGTACCGTAAGAGAAATAATTTCTTACCAACATTTGGACCTTGATGATGATGACCTAATAAGTCTAGCTTTGGAGGCATGTTTCTCAAATCAATTGGATCTAGCAAAATTTCTTGTTCATGAATTTTGTCAAGAAATGAACATGACGAGGATACAAAAAGTCGACTGGAAGCTTTTACGAGGAAACAGATTATGTATAGATCTCCTTTTTCAGATGGAAGAACTTTTACATCTTGATGAATTTATTAACAGTGTATCCATTGATACCATTCTCATCTCTACACATGAATGGAGCTATATTATAGAGAAGATGCACTCACGCTTTCCAATGAATGTTCAGGAATCAGTTTCTGCACGCCCCGACCTGTTGCTGCATTTCCTTTGGATTGGTTGTCATTCCATTTTCTCTCAGTTAGTTCAGGAGAATACGGAACTATTGCCAAATCTTCAAAAGTGCGGGAAAGTAGCAGAAAAATATTCCTTTGCAGAATTCGCTGCTTTTTGTGGGTTTCCTGATCTCCATTTGGTCACAAGTGACCTTCAAAATAGAGAAGATTTACTTCTATGCTGCATTCAAGGATATCGAAAGGAAGGAAGGGTAGATAACGATACTGAAATATTTGGCTATAAGAAACGGTTTTACACtgtcaattattttgaaatcgaTTCGCGTCAAAAAGGATATCTCCGTTGCCTGCAGATTCTATATGACGCAAGCGGAATACTGAGCCCGGAATCGCCAGTCTTAACTGAAATAATAGCATTAATGCACGGCCTGTTTGGTCCCCCAACGCTGTCCTTTATGGACAACAAAGGTGATGCAATTTCGGAAAGCATACTGCCAATATCATCCAGTAAAATGGAAGTTTTACAATTCCTAGATAAAATACTTCTTCAACATCTAGATACTGTAAAAGtcaatgaaatgtttcttgCCTTGGAACAGGTGTGA
- the LOC125676270 gene encoding uncharacterized protein LOC125676270 isoform X2, protein MVDSPICPHLSKLTHFYRGIYPKALRRLLHLEALNQNANTFVEFINNRRETLFHLRGKYCCCGSRQHSVLKQAEWNVLFKTHINKCPNNGTDCFHMFKAPEWLTVDMLEFSLACVLLRNICHRRYENIVKTAQLHRNEVIHTEKSSIGEDEFELLWRKAVTSASDIAARVSTEFKNQIREEADLIYKYKPMLTRYLENTLCEVENHEKDDSFSPLKVVENILNTLEQHGIAIIVGYPGSGKSSIGLEVIRHMHTKDRTVIKFNRVQKWNELVNPKFGYVVFVDDFLGVSNTSNAGISELKPFFSTIYACVKNSKTQVVLTVRKSIYERWRDELEETRLFEFESMIDLTTEQFCTSMDEKKVMLLNHLQSRKIQVMRTKTEAEGSEGPSIDQFTVDAISQTSAFNFPLLCFLFTKSKNLRLGLKFFEQPRSTIVTTIDAFRKCSNTNDKWKYAVLSYTAVSGNVINPRKLNMKYMTIIAKSLTLKLKGSDQDKVATSDAVEELKDEYLRQSGRDTFEFIHQTFLEATVLSCGKVIPELVIEHCNNETLFELLRTAAYEEREGELVFKLGEENYRTLADRLILEIVSNLKVIPHVLLHPAMEDSNFSATFFSCLQSSIEKKTISSQNIDRLLIEASKIGHLGAVTVCFKTKVPQQVLEEAVNLASYNDHANVVELLARDLKPDPYFLQACSFGCGKVVIAMLKKGFITDLELIKEGIFRSSKAGHATTTNILISVYKGSTESSPTFKQTMVKILKDAFEAEKTSTVREIISYQHLDLDDDDLISLALEACFSNQLDLAKFLVHEFCQEMNMTRIQKVDWKLLRGNRLCIDLLFQMEELLHLDEFINSVSIDTILISTHEWSYIIEKMHSRFPMNVQESVSARPDLLLHFLWIGCHSIFSQLVQENTELLPNLQKCGKVAEKYSFAEFAAFCGFPDLHLVTSDLQNREDLLLCCIQGYRKEGRVDNDTEIFGYKKRFYTVNYFEIDSRQKGYLRCLQILYDASGILSPESPVLTEIIALMHGLFGPPTLSFMDNKGDAISESILPISSSKMEVLQFLDKILLQHLDTVKVNEMFLALEQV, encoded by the exons ATGGTAGACTCTCCAATATGCCCCCACCTTTCCAAGCTGACACATTTTTACAGAGGCATTTATCCAAAAGCCCTTCGCAGACTACTGCATCTAGAGGCCCTCAATCAAAATGCCAACACTTTCGTCGAGTTTATTAACAATCGAAGAGAAACCTTGTTTCACCTGAGGGGAAAATATTGCTGTTGTGGATCCCGACAACATTCAGTGTTAAAACAGGCAGAATGGAACGTTCTATTTAAAACTCACATTAATAAATGTCCAAATAATGGTACTGATTGTTTCCATATGTTTAAAGCACCAGAATGGCTAACAGTAGATATGCTCGAATTTTCTCTGGCTTGTGTTCTTCTTCGCAACATTTGTCATCGTCGATACGAAAACATCGTGAAGACTGCACAGTTGCATCGAAACGAAGTCATACACACGGAAAAATCGTCGATAGGTGAGGACGAATTTGAATTGCTTTGGAGAAAAGCTGTAACATCGGCTTCCGACATAGCTGCTCGTGTGTCAACGGAGTTTAAGAACCAGATACGTGAGGAAGCTGATttgatttacaaatataaaCCCATGTTGACCCGATATCTAG AAAACACGCTCTGTGAAGTAGAGAATCATGAAAAGGACGACTCATTTTCGCCACTAAAAGTGGTAGAAAACATTCTAAACACCTTGGAGCAACACGGCATCGCCATCATTGTTGGATATCCAGGCAGTGGAAAGTCTTCCATAGGTCTGGAGGTGATTCGACACATGCACACAAAAGATAGGACAGTAATCAAGTTCAATCGGGTCCAAAAGTGGAACGAACTTGTCAATCCAAAATTCGGATATGTTGTCTTTGTTGACGACTTTCTAGGAGTATCCAATACGTCAAATGCCGGGATATCCGAGTTGAAGCCTTTTTTCAGCACCATTTACGCCTGTGTAAAGAATAGTAAAACTCAGGTAGTCTTGACAGTACGAAAATCAATTTACGAAAGATGGCGTGACGAATTAGAAGAAACAAGATTATTTGAATTTGAGAGTATGATAGATTTGACAACGGAACAGTTTTGTACTTCCATGGACGAGAAAAAAGTAATGTTGCTAAATCATTTACAGAGCCGGAAAATACAGGTTATGAGAACAAAGACAGAAGCAGAAGGAAGTGAAGGGCCAAGTATTGACCAGTTTACGGTAGACGCCATTTCCCAGACAAGTGCCTTTAACTTTCCACTGTTGTGTTTCTTATTCACAAAATCAAAAAATCTTCGTCTGGGATTGAAGTTCTTTGAACAACCAAGAAGTACAATTGTAACAACCATTGATGCATTTAGAAAATGTAGTAATACAAACGATAAATGGAAATATGCAGTTTTATCATACACAGCTGTTTCTGGAAACGTGATCAATCCACGGAAATTAAACATGAAGTATATGACTATCATTGCCAAATCGTTGACCCTGAAACTCAAAGGTAGTGACCAAGACAAAGTTGCAACTTCAGACGCTGTTGAGGAACTTAAAGACGAGTACTTAAGACAAAGTGGGAGAGATACATTCGAGTTCATACACCAAACATTTCTGGAGGCCACGGTCCTATCGTGTGGAAAGGTGATTCCAGAACTTGTGATAGAACATTGTAACAACGAAACTCTATTTGAACTGCTAAGGACAGCGGCCTATGAGGAAAGAGAAGGCGAACTCGTTTTTAAGTTGGGTGAAGAAAATTATAGAACACTGGCAGATCGTTTGATATTAGAAATTGTATCAAATCTTAAAGTAATACCGCATGTTTTATTGCATCCTGCCATGGAAGACAGCAACTTTTCTGCCACGTTTTTCTCTTGTCTTCAATCATCAATCGAAAAGAAAACCATCTCTTCCCAGAATATCGATCGTCTTTTGATAGAGGCATCGAAAATAGGTCACCTTGGAGCTGTGACAGTTTGCTTTAAAACCAAAGTTCCACAGCAAGTGTTAGAAGAAGCTGTCAACCTCGCAAGTTATAATGACCATGCGAACGTTGTTGAACTTTTAGCCAGAGATTTGAAGCCTGATCCATATTTCTTACAAGCTTGTAGTTTTGGTTGTGGAAAGGTTGTAATTGCAATGCTAAAGAAAGGTTTCATAACAGATTTGGAATTGATTAAAGAGGGAATTTTCAGATCATCTAAAGCTGGTCATGCAACGACAACTAATATACTAATTAGTGTTTACAAAGGTTCCACAGAATCATCTCCCACATTTAAACAAACAATGGTGAAGATATTGAAAGACGCATTTGAAGCCGAGAAAACAAGTACCGTAAGAGAAATAATTTCTTACCAACATTTGGACCTTGATGATGATGACCTAATAAGTCTAGCTTTGGAGGCATGTTTCTCAAATCAATTGGATCTAGCAAAATTTCTTGTTCATGAATTTTGTCAAGAAATGAACATGACGAGGATACAAAAAGTCGACTGGAAGCTTTTACGAGGAAACAGATTATGTATAGATCTCCTTTTTCAGATGGAAGAACTTTTACATCTTGATGAATTTATTAACAGTGTATCCATTGATACCATTCTCATCTCTACACATGAATGGAGCTATATTATAGAGAAGATGCACTCACGCTTTCCAATGAATGTTCAGGAATCAGTTTCTGCACGCCCCGACCTGTTGCTGCATTTCCTTTGGATTGGTTGTCATTCCATTTTCTCTCAGTTAGTTCAGGAGAATACGGAACTATTGCCAAATCTTCAAAAGTGCGGGAAAGTAGCAGAAAAATATTCCTTTGCAGAATTCGCTGCTTTTTGTGGGTTTCCTGATCTCCATTTGGTCACAAGTGACCTTCAAAATAGAGAAGATTTACTTCTATGCTGCATTCAAGGATATCGAAAGGAAGGAAGGGTAGATAACGATACTGAAATATTTGGCTATAAGAAACGGTTTTACACtgtcaattattttgaaatcgaTTCGCGTCAAAAAGGATATCTCCGTTGCCTGCAGATTCTATATGACGCAAGCGGAATACTGAGCCCGGAATCGCCAGTCTTAACTGAAATAATAGCATTAATGCACGGCCTGTTTGGTCCCCCAACGCTGTCCTTTATGGACAACAAAGGTGATGCAATTTCGGAAAGCATACTGCCAATATCATCCAGTAAAATGGAAGTTTTACAATTCCTAGATAAAATACTTCTTCAACATCTAGATACTGTAAAAGtcaatgaaatgtttcttgCCTTGGAACAGGTGTGA